From Stenotrophomonas maltophilia, a single genomic window includes:
- a CDS encoding acyl-CoA dehydrogenase C-terminal domain-containing protein, translating into MSSYTAPLSDLRFALHDVLKVEPLFARLGFTDATADVVDAVLEEAGRFSATVLAPLNSVGDEIGCVLDQATGEVTTPPGFKQAYDQFVDGGWTGLTASPDLGGQGLPHTLGVPLNEMINAANLAWGNFPLLSHGAIEALKQHGEAWQHEAFLKPLIEGRWTGTMCLTEPHCGTDLGLLKTKAEPNADGSYSITGTKIFITAGEHDLTGNIVHLVLAKLPDAPAGAKGISLFVTPKFKVDRDGNVGERNALRCGSIEHKMGIKGSVTCVMNFDGAQGYLVGQPHKGLQAMFTMMNTARLGVGLQGIGLSERAYQNALKYSRERLQSRALSGAKFPDKPADPILVHPDVRRMLLTVKSLVEGSRLLALHAATLIDVAHHAEDAAERERADTLVSFLTPISKACQTEWGIENTYNALQCFGGHGYIREHGMEQLARDARITTLYEGTTGIQALDLIGRKTASSQGAGLKLMLAEIEAFAKEHEGNEALAEFIGPLRAKAAEWGALTMDVLKRAAANPDELGAASYDYLFYSGYVVLAYWWARSVAAADASAHGAAFAQGKRETARFYFARVLPRTLSHAAAIQAGAAPLMAMDDERFGA; encoded by the coding sequence ATGAGCAGCTACACCGCCCCGCTTTCCGACCTCCGTTTCGCCCTGCACGACGTGCTCAAGGTCGAACCCCTGTTCGCCCGCCTGGGCTTCACCGACGCCACCGCCGACGTGGTCGATGCCGTGCTGGAAGAAGCCGGGCGCTTCAGCGCCACCGTGCTGGCCCCGCTCAACAGCGTGGGTGACGAGATCGGCTGCGTGCTCGACCAGGCCACCGGTGAGGTGACCACGCCGCCCGGCTTCAAGCAGGCCTACGACCAGTTCGTCGATGGCGGCTGGACCGGCCTGACCGCTTCGCCGGACCTGGGTGGCCAGGGCCTGCCGCATACCCTGGGCGTACCGCTCAACGAAATGATCAACGCCGCCAACCTGGCATGGGGCAACTTCCCGCTGCTCTCGCACGGCGCCATCGAAGCACTGAAGCAGCATGGCGAAGCGTGGCAGCACGAGGCCTTCCTCAAGCCGCTGATCGAAGGCCGCTGGACCGGCACCATGTGCCTGACCGAACCGCATTGCGGCACCGACCTGGGCCTGCTCAAGACCAAGGCCGAACCGAACGCCGACGGCAGCTACTCCATCACCGGCACCAAGATCTTCATCACCGCCGGCGAGCACGACCTGACTGGCAACATCGTGCACCTGGTGCTGGCCAAGCTGCCCGACGCCCCTGCGGGCGCCAAGGGCATCTCGCTGTTCGTCACCCCCAAGTTCAAGGTCGACCGCGACGGCAACGTCGGCGAGCGCAACGCGCTGCGCTGCGGCTCGATCGAGCACAAGATGGGCATCAAGGGCTCGGTCACCTGCGTGATGAACTTCGATGGCGCGCAGGGCTACCTGGTCGGCCAGCCGCACAAGGGCCTGCAGGCGATGTTCACCATGATGAACACCGCACGGCTGGGCGTCGGCCTGCAGGGCATCGGCCTGTCCGAGCGCGCCTACCAGAACGCGCTGAAGTACAGCCGTGAGCGCCTGCAGTCGCGTGCGCTCAGTGGTGCCAAGTTCCCGGACAAGCCGGCCGATCCGATCCTGGTCCACCCGGATGTGCGCCGCATGCTGCTGACGGTGAAGTCGCTGGTCGAAGGCAGCCGCCTGCTGGCCCTGCACGCGGCCACCCTGATCGACGTGGCCCACCACGCCGAAGACGCCGCCGAGCGCGAGCGCGCCGACACCCTGGTGAGTTTCCTCACGCCCATCTCGAAGGCCTGCCAGACCGAATGGGGCATCGAGAACACCTACAACGCCCTGCAGTGCTTCGGTGGCCACGGCTACATCCGCGAACACGGCATGGAACAGCTGGCCCGCGATGCGCGCATCACCACGCTGTACGAAGGCACCACCGGCATCCAGGCGCTGGACCTGATCGGGCGCAAGACCGCGTCCAGCCAGGGCGCCGGCCTGAAGCTGATGCTGGCCGAGATCGAAGCGTTCGCCAAGGAACATGAAGGCAACGAGGCGCTGGCCGAGTTCATCGGCCCGCTGCGCGCCAAGGCCGCCGAGTGGGGCGCGCTGACGATGGACGTGCTGAAGCGCGCAGCCGCCAACCCGGACGAACTGGGTGCGGCCAGCTACGACTACCTGTTCTATTCGGGTTACGTGGTGCTGGCCTACTGGTGGGCCCGCAGCGTGGCCGCCGCCGATGCCAGCGCGCACGGCGCCGCCTTCGCCCAGGGCAAGCGCGAGACCGCTCGGTTCTACTTCGCCCGGGTGCTGCCGCGCACGCTCAGCCACGCCGCCGCGATCCAGGCCGGCGCCGCCCCGCTGATGGCGATGGACGACGAGCGCTTCGGCGCCTGA
- the dxs gene encoding 1-deoxy-D-xylulose-5-phosphate synthase codes for MIDSARYPRLARIQTPDDLRTFDESELTAVADELRAYLIESVGKSGGHFAAGLGVIELTVALHYLYQTPQDQLVWDVGHQTYPHKILTGRRDEIHTVKQKDGVAPFPKREESEYDTFGVGHSSTSISAALGMAIARQSEGDDRKVVAVIGDGAMTAGMAFEALMHAGGMEPEPNLLVILNDNNMSISEAVGGLTKMLGRATGSRTLNALREGGKKILGDKKNNPARFVKRWEEHWKGMFVPSTMFEEMGFHYTGPIDGHDMPALLSTLKTLRASKGPKLLHVMTTKGKGYEPAEGDQIGYHAVGPFDPDKGLVAKSGARKPTYTDVFSDWLCDAAAAEPRLFGITPAMREGSGLVRFSKEYPQRYFDVAIAEQHAVTLAAGMATQGGKPVVAIYSTFLQRAYDQLVHDVAIQDLDVLFAIDRAGVVGPDGATHAGNLDLSFLRCVPNLVVMAPSNEAECRQMLSTGLQHPGPAAVRYPRGTGTGVAAGTDLSTLPIGKGELRLQGSRIALLAFGSTVAAAEQVGRELGLSVVNMRFIKPLDRELVLAMAAGHEGLVTIEDNVVAGGAGSGVGELLNAEGVLRPILHLGLPDSYQHHASREDLLAEAGIDAAGIRAAVLKRWPELAVGSAPLSAAG; via the coding sequence ATGATCGACTCTGCCCGCTATCCCCGCCTCGCGCGCATCCAGACACCGGATGACCTGCGCACGTTCGACGAATCCGAATTGACGGCGGTCGCCGACGAGCTGCGCGCCTACCTGATCGAATCGGTCGGCAAGAGCGGCGGCCATTTCGCTGCCGGCCTGGGCGTGATCGAACTCACCGTGGCCCTGCACTACCTGTACCAGACGCCGCAGGACCAGCTGGTCTGGGACGTCGGTCACCAGACCTACCCGCACAAGATCCTCACCGGGCGCCGCGACGAGATCCACACCGTCAAGCAGAAGGACGGCGTCGCGCCGTTCCCGAAGCGCGAAGAGAGCGAATACGACACCTTCGGCGTCGGCCACTCCTCGACCTCGATCTCGGCCGCGCTCGGCATGGCCATCGCCCGCCAGTCCGAAGGCGACGACCGCAAGGTCGTGGCGGTGATCGGTGACGGCGCGATGACCGCCGGCATGGCCTTCGAGGCGCTGATGCACGCTGGCGGCATGGAACCGGAGCCGAACCTGCTGGTGATCCTCAACGACAACAACATGTCGATCTCCGAGGCGGTCGGCGGCCTGACCAAGATGCTCGGCCGCGCCACCGGCAGCCGCACGCTCAACGCACTGCGCGAAGGCGGCAAGAAGATCCTCGGCGACAAGAAGAACAACCCGGCCCGCTTCGTGAAGCGCTGGGAAGAGCACTGGAAAGGCATGTTCGTGCCGTCCACGATGTTCGAGGAAATGGGCTTCCACTACACCGGCCCGATCGATGGCCATGACATGCCGGCGCTGCTGTCCACGCTGAAGACGCTGCGCGCCTCCAAGGGCCCGAAGCTGCTGCACGTGATGACCACCAAGGGCAAGGGTTACGAGCCGGCCGAGGGCGACCAGATCGGTTACCACGCGGTCGGCCCGTTCGATCCGGACAAGGGCCTGGTGGCCAAGTCCGGGGCCAGGAAGCCGACCTACACCGACGTGTTCAGCGACTGGCTGTGCGACGCCGCCGCTGCCGAGCCGCGCCTGTTCGGCATCACCCCGGCGATGCGCGAAGGCTCGGGCTTGGTGCGCTTCAGCAAGGAATACCCGCAGCGCTATTTCGACGTGGCCATCGCCGAACAGCACGCGGTCACTCTCGCTGCCGGCATGGCCACCCAGGGCGGCAAGCCGGTGGTGGCGATCTATTCGACCTTCCTGCAGCGCGCGTACGACCAGCTGGTGCATGACGTGGCGATCCAGGACCTGGACGTGCTGTTCGCGATCGACCGCGCCGGCGTGGTCGGCCCGGATGGCGCGACCCATGCCGGCAACCTCGACCTGAGCTTCCTGCGCTGCGTGCCGAACCTGGTGGTGATGGCGCCGTCCAACGAAGCCGAATGCCGGCAGATGCTCAGCACCGGCCTGCAGCATCCGGGCCCGGCCGCGGTGCGCTATCCGCGCGGTACCGGCACCGGCGTTGCCGCCGGTACCGACCTGTCCACGCTGCCGATCGGCAAGGGCGAGCTGCGCCTGCAGGGCAGCCGTATCGCCCTGCTCGCCTTCGGCAGCACCGTGGCCGCCGCCGAACAGGTCGGCCGCGAGCTGGGCCTGAGCGTGGTCAACATGCGCTTCATCAAGCCGCTGGACCGCGAACTGGTACTGGCCATGGCCGCCGGGCACGAAGGCCTGGTGACGATCGAGGACAACGTGGTGGCCGGCGGCGCAGGTTCCGGCGTTGGCGAACTGCTCAATGCCGAAGGCGTGCTGCGCCCGATCCTGCACCTCGGCCTGCCCGACAGCTACCAGCACCACGCCAGCCGTGAGGACCTGCTGGCCGAAGCCGGCATCGACGCGGCGGGCATCCGCGCTGCCGTGCTGAAGCGCTGGCCCGAGCTGGCCGTGGGCAGCGCGCCGCTCAGCGCGGCAGGCTG
- a CDS encoding HNH endonuclease — translation METDTTRLGLIEAGAPISAPGAEASPNVTPLHRPGSVRLLSLDAHGRVLDWITWQDAACLYAREAVAWTLGDPCLHIHGGTNRFSGLQSGMDLHPIIAARGHARSRAIDPTPNLTNPALFARDAHLCMYCGQQFNRPTLTRDHVMPLSKGGLDCWENVVTACFHCNSRKSDRTPQQAGMPLLAVPYRPSWIEHLILSNRNILADQMAFLKAQLPKRSKLST, via the coding sequence ATGGAGACAGACACTACACGCTTGGGTCTGATCGAAGCCGGAGCTCCGATTTCTGCTCCGGGCGCCGAGGCATCGCCCAACGTCACCCCGCTGCATCGCCCCGGTTCGGTCCGGCTGCTCTCGCTGGATGCCCACGGACGCGTACTGGACTGGATCACCTGGCAGGATGCGGCCTGCCTCTACGCCCGTGAAGCCGTAGCCTGGACGCTGGGCGATCCCTGCCTGCACATCCACGGCGGCACCAACCGCTTCAGCGGCCTGCAGAGCGGCATGGACCTGCACCCGATCATCGCCGCCCGCGGCCACGCCCGCTCCCGCGCGATCGACCCCACGCCGAACCTGACCAACCCGGCCCTGTTCGCCCGCGATGCGCACCTGTGCATGTACTGCGGCCAGCAGTTCAACCGCCCTACCCTCACCCGCGACCACGTCATGCCGCTGTCCAAGGGTGGCCTGGACTGCTGGGAAAACGTGGTCACCGCCTGCTTCCACTGCAACTCGCGCAAGAGCGACCGCACCCCGCAGCAGGCGGGAATGCCCCTGCTGGCCGTGCCCTACCGGCCCAGCTGGATCGAGCACCTGATCCTGTCCAACCGCAACATCCTGGCCGACCAGATGGCCTTCCTGAAGGCGCAATTGCCGAAGCGATCGAAACTGAGCACCTGA